Below is a genomic region from Gemmobacter sp. 24YEA27.
GGCGCTGCCTTTCGTCTACCGGCTTTTGATCACCGATGCCCGCGCGCTTGAGGCGGATTACGGGCGGCTGGCGGCATCACTGGATCTGCGGGGGGTCGCGCGGTTGCGCTATCTGACCCTGCCCCGGCTGGCGCGGCCTTTGGGATTTGCGGCCGGAGTCGCGGCAGCTTTGTCGATGGGGGATCTGGGCGTGATCGCACTTTTCGCCAGCGGCCAGGAGGCGACATTGCCGCTTTTGGTGCAGCAGCTGATGGGCGCCTACCGGACGGAGGCGGCCGCAGCGGCGGCACTGGTGCTGATCACGCTCAGCTTCGGCCTCTTTTGGATTTTCGATGCGGGAGGGCGGCATGTTCAGGCTCGATAACCTGGTTCTGGAGCAGGAAGGCTTTCGGCTGTCCGCGGACTGGCAGGTGGCACCAGGCGCGCGGCTGGCGGTGATCGGGCCATCCGGCGCAGGGAAAAGCTCGCTTCTGGCGGCGATTGCCGGCTTCTATGCGCCGGCCTCGGGCCGGATCTGGCTTGATGGGCGCGATCTGACCGAACTGCCCCCGGGGGAACGGCCGCTCTCGATCCTGTTTCAGGATCAGAACCTGTTTCCGCATCTGAGCGTGGCGCAAAATCTCGGGCTCGGGATCCGGCCGGATCTGCGTCTGGCACTACCGGATCACGCACGGGTGGCGGAGGCGTTGGAACGAGTCGGGCTGGCGGAGTTTGGCGCGCGCAAACCGGCGCAGCTTTCGGGCGGTCAGGCGAGCCGGGCGGCGCTGGCGCGGGTGCTTCTTCGCGCGCGACCGCTTCTCTTGCTGGACGAGCCCTTTGCGGCGCTTGGACCGGCTTTGAAGGGAGAGATGCTGGCCTTGCTGGCCGAGGTTGCCGGCGAGACCGGTGCCACCGTGCTGATGGTCACGCATGAGCCCCGCGACGCGCTGGATTTTGCCGGGCAGACGGTGCTTGTCGCGGATGGCGTGGCGGCGGCGCCGGTTGCGACGGGGCCCTTGCTGGCCGATCCGCCGCCAGCGCTGGCGGCCTATCTTGGATTTAAGAGGTAAAAGGAAAAGCCCCGCCGGAGGGGCGGGGCTTTGTACCTGGTCTTTTCGGAATCACGCCTGATCTCAGGCCGTGAATTCCTTGCCTTTAACCCGCGCCCAGATCTTCTTGTTGGTCAGATAGAGGAGCACCGACAGAAGGATCAGGAAAGTCACAGCGACGAAGCCCGCTTTCTTGCGGTCCATCATCTTGGGCTCTGCCGACCACATCAGATAGGCCGAAACATCCATCGACATCGCGTCGATGCTTGCGGGGCTGCCATCTTCAAAAGTGATCTGATCTTCGGTCAGCGGCGGCGGCATGGCGATCCAGCCGCCGGGGAAGGCGTGGTTTTCGTAGAAAGTGGTGCCGGCTTCTTCCTTGGTCTCGCCGGTATAGCCGGTG
It encodes:
- a CDS encoding ATP-binding cassette domain-containing protein → MFRLDNLVLEQEGFRLSADWQVAPGARLAVIGPSGAGKSSLLAAIAGFYAPASGRIWLDGRDLTELPPGERPLSILFQDQNLFPHLSVAQNLGLGIRPDLRLALPDHARVAEALERVGLAEFGARKPAQLSGGQASRAALARVLLRARPLLLLDEPFAALGPALKGEMLALLAEVAGETGATVLMVTHEPRDALDFAGQTVLVADGVAAAPVATGPLLADPPPALAAYLGFKR